The nucleotide sequence GTTGTTTAATGATTACTATGCTTATTTTCGATCCTCAGCTGTGAAATGCTTCTAAACTCGGCTCGATTAAATAGCGGCGTGCAAATGTCCACTCGCAATTCCTGCAAGACTCTTAAATGCCCCCAATGCAATTGGCACTATAAATATCAGGAAACTTTGGAGATCCACATGAGGGAGAAACATCCAGATGGGGAGAGTGCTTGTGGTTATTGCCTTGCAGGTATTAAGTCCATTAAGCTTACAAAATACTACTTCGactttttattaaaattacaaaattgaagacaaattaatttttcatgATTTTACTACATATATAAGCGGTATATTTTAGTTATTTCGATTGCTAATTGTTCTATTGCTCGGTTGTTTATTGAACACCATATGGTGTACTTTTTACACCCTTAAGGCGGAGCTGATCGGTCTTTGTTTGCCCGTCCACTACGAAACGGCGTTACATTAcccttttttttactttttcattacttttttattacctttttattactttttatAATGTTAACAGTGGGTTTCAGTCCTGTAATAAAACGATGTTAGATTTTTAAAAGAGTTTTAAATCAGTTACCAATTTATTTAAACCCTTTTCCTATGGCACAGGACAACAGCATCCTCGGCTGGCACGGGGGGAATCCTACTCTTGCGGTTATAAACCGTACCGCTGTGAAATCTGTAACTACTCCACGACCACCAAGGGTAATCTTTCCATTCATATGCAATCGGACAAACATCTGAACAATATGCAGGAGCTAAACAGCTCTCAAAATATGGTTgcagctgcggctgctgcagcGGTGACTGGCAAACTGCTGCTGTCCAGCTCCTCGCCCCAAGTAACCGCTGCAGGTTCATCCAACAGCGGGTCTGGCGCAGGCAGTGGCTCATCCAACATTGTCGGCGGCACCACATCCCTGAGCGGAAGCGCAACGCCTTCCGCAACTGGAGCAAATAGTTCCAATGCCAATGCCGGAAGCAATACAAACAACGCCGGTACCAAGCCAAAGCCTTCATTTCGATGCGACATCTGCAGCTATGATACTTCCGTGGCCCGCAACCTGCGCATCCACATGACCAGCGAGAAACACACCCACAACATGGCAGTGCTTCAGAATAATATCAAGCACATCCAGGCATTTAATTTCttacagcaacagcaacagagcGGCACTGGGAATATTGCTGGCCACAGCTCCGGAACCTTTATGCCCGAGGTGGCTCTGGCTGATCTCGCGTACAACCAGGCCCTTATGATCCAGCTTCttcaccaacagcaacaacatcagcagtcAGCTAATACCAAACTATCGCCGTCGTCTTCGCCCGTGAGCACTCCTGATCAGTTTTCCTTTTCTCCCAAGCCAATAAAGCTCAATCATGGAACAGGAGCTGCCATGGGGATAGGAATggcaatgggaatgggaatgagCCACTCAAACGAAGTGTCCGGCGAATTATCAGGGGATCCTCACCCGCTAACAAAAACGGATAAATGGCCCACGGCTTTCTACAGCTGCCTAATCTGCGATTGCTTCAGTACGAACAACCTGGACGATCTGAACCAGCATTTGCTGCTAGATCGATCCCGACAATCCTCCAGCGCATCCTCCGAAATAATGGTTATTCACAATAACAACTATATATGCCGGCTGTGCAACTACAAGACGAATCTCAAGGCAAATTTCCAACTACACAGCAAGACGGACAAGCACTTGCAGAAGCTCAACTTTATCAACCACATCAGAGAGGGCGGTCCCCGGAACGAGTATAAAATGCAGTATCAGCAGCAGCTTGCCGCAAATGTAGTGCAACTTAAGTGCAACTGCTGCGACTTCCACACAAATTCTATCCAGAAGCTGGGTCTGCACACACAACAGATGCGTCACGACACAATGCGAatgatatttcagcatttacTGTACATTGTTCAGCAAAGTGAAATGCACAATAAGTCGTCGGGTTCTGCTGAAGAAGATCCTCAATGCGCCTGCCCGGATGAAGATCAGCAAGTGCAGTTGCAGTCGTCCAAAAAACTGCTCCTGTGTCAGCTGTGCAACTTCACCGCTCAGAACATCCATGAAATGGTACAGCATGTGAAAGGAATAAGACACTTGCAAGTCGAGCAATTTATCTGTTTGCAGCGTCGCAGTGAGAACAAAGAAATACCCGCACTGAACGAAGTATTCAAAGTGACGGAATGGGTCATGGAAAACGAAGGTATGTTGGAACACATTAAAATATTctataaaaaatcaaaatgtaCTACGAATTGACAAGGTGTACAAGTGTTTTAGTTTGAAAACAAGAAAGAAATCTAGCTTCGGCAAGCCGATGGTTTAACCTGCGCTGCGTCTATGCCTCTGGAATCTGTGCGCTTACTCCTAACCTTCCAGCtcttatagttcctgagacaAGGCCATTCCTTTATATGATCGGAAACGCATTCTTCTCTTTGTTCCAtagttttcaacgaatctagtatacacTTTTATTATATATACTCTATGAGATTGCAAATATCTCCTTGAAGGGTTGCAAGCCTTAAACTGAAATCAAACCTAGgccaaatatataaaatacaaaaatattaaatcatttCTAAAAATTGTGATGATTTTGGTAATTGATAAAAATTACCTCatcaaatgaaaaataaatattttgaacaAACTTGCAAACTGCGAGATCTGGACGTTCATACGGATGGGCATACCTTTGAACGAATCGAGTATAACCCTTTACTAATCGAGTAAcgtgtataaataaaatataataataataataacaagcaTACTTGTTGCCTCTAAGGCGTTTTAGGAATCTGTCAATCTAATCTTATCAGGTTCTAGACATAATGGCTGGATCAAATACATTAGAATAGTTCTAGTGTCTTCGGCTAGATCAAATCAGGGTTTGTTTCTGATATGAGAGGTAGGGTTATATGTTAATAGAGTTTTCAATGTGTCTAGTATTTTCGTTGACTCTGCAAGTTCACCTTCCCGATAATACCCTATCagggaaaatataaataaatatatataatatgcaatttaaatgaatatgATCTTGTGTAGAGATATTAGGTAAGGTTGTCCATCATGCACATATTAAATGCTTCTGATAAATACAATGATAAATACAAACGCTGCTCATGATTTTTAAAAGTTTCACCTTCCACAGACCATAACCATATTGCATTGTATAATACGGTTCGTTCGTTCGTAACTCATCATTAAGCGCTGATTTCAGTTCAATTTCTTCTTCGCCGCTCTTCGATTATTATCGTCTTCGTCTGCGTCTTCGCCCTGGCCTCGTCCTCGTACACATCCTCACGTTTTGGGCTCCGAATCATCGTCGCGTTTACGTAAATTCTTCTCTGTGCTTCCTCTCGTCTTCGCCCCCTCTTTTCTTTAGCGACTTATATGCGTTCTGAGATTTATACGCTGACGCTGACCCTTAAGGAAATTATTACAAATTACTTAAGAATGCAAAAACGATTATGTGTATCCATCGAATTTGCAATTAGTGACGTGCACACTTTGCTCCACACGAGTTTGATCCTCAGTCTCAGGCTCAGACTCAGTATGCTGCCCAGACTCTGGCTAGTCTTTCTTTGCTTGGGCATGGGTATTCGAAGCCCACAATCCAAGCGGCCAAACAAATTTACTCCACTCCGCAGTGTGAGATTCCCATATCAGATGCGCGGCGTCGTGCAGGTCCGAACCGCAGGCATAGCACCTAACCACAGAACACCGACGCGACGCCGAACCCCAAACCCCGAACTAAAAGACCGAACCTCGCAGAGACACAACAAACAGTCGCCGCTCCACCGCCACTTCTTGCGCACATACGGATTTGGCAGAACACATAGCAGTACTCCGCACCACATCAATTTGAAGCCAGGCCAGATTCGCACTTGCCCCTCGCCATGAGCTCACCTGCGCCCACTCCTTTTTATATGCTGATAATTGCGCATGCTGCTGCTACACTGATGTAGGGTGTCTCGGGTCTATATGCAAAACGACAATAAAGGTCCAAACGATTTCTGCGTCACTGCCAGCTCGCTTCGGCTAAAGAGTATTGTGCCTGCGGATCCGAAAAGCTGCTCCGCTGCGAATGCAGTCTGATGTTTCCCCTTGTTTCCGTTTGTCTTTCGATAAATGATATTAATTACTCTGTTGATTCTGTGAGCTTTGAACCTTTATTAGTGGCCTTCTCGACATTTCTAACTAGTATTAGTATTGGTTGAAGTCTATTTTTAGTTACAAATTGTTAGttttaaacataaaaaaaatggTAACTTCAAGATTAAAAATGCCTAATAACAAATTTTGCCACGATTAAAgtttatttaacaaaaatcTGAAGTAATAATACTCTTGGAATAACCTCAAAGTTTCAATTTCCTTTGCCCATAGCTTTCGAACGCCTGAACCGTTGACTTAATTTCTGTTTGTACGAAAGATTGAAAAACTGGAAACAAAACAACACAGAACGCTATATCCGACTTCCTCCACTACCAGAAACCTGCTACCCAGCTAGGGGGAGTGCGAAAGAGaaatttgatttgaatttattttggtatatcgatagaaatcgacaacaaaaaataataaaatgataAACTCTCAACTCCCTAGCTtctatagttcctgagatctcatACGGACTGACGGatagacggacatggccagatcgattCGGCTATTGATCCCTTATAAGGTCGGAAATGCTtgcttctgcctgttacatacttttcaacgaatctagtatacccttttactttaCGAGTAACGGGTTTAAGAACATACAACCTTTCAACAAATCTGGTATACCCTTTTAATCTTCatgtaacgggtataaaaaacAACGTTTTTACTTCAAGTGAATATAATCTTCGGCCTGCCGAATCTTGCTTTGTTTTATGTTGAAATAAACTTGTGCTGCGTAGGTGTCACTATAGTTGGGCGCAGGCCGCCTCACCGTGAGACTCACTAGGCATACGATTTATTTTTTCCTTCCTTATTttattaatgtgttttatTTTCAGATGTTTCTTTCGCATCTGGCCTAAATTTGGCTAGAACCGCATCCAATGATGCAACGGATGCCAGCTATGCTGCGGCATCATCTGCGGCAGCTCCGGCCATTCCAGATGTCAGTATGTTTTCACCAACATCTCCCTCAAGTTGCGCAACATCTTGCGATAAGAATTTGAGTCAAATTGTATCGCCAAACGTAAATAAACTTGGTTCAGGCGTCCCTACAACAGTATTCAAGTGTAATCTCTGCGAATACTTCGTCCAATCTAAAAGCGAAATTGCGTCTCATATTGAGACTGAGCACTCATGTGCTGAGAGTGATGAATTTATAACTATACCAACCAACACGGCTGCCCTGCAGGCTTTCCAAACAGCTGTGGCTGCAGCTGCTCTAGCTGCCGTGCATCAAAGATGCGCTGTTATAAATCCACCGATACAGGAGACCGTCGATGAAGACAAGGACTTAGATACGAATGTCAGTGACGCTCCTCTGGGCATAAAACAAGAGCGCGTCGAACAGGAAGTTGATCGCACGACATCAATGGAGGATATTAAAGACTTGGCCTCCCAAGCGACAGAATCTGGAGCTCCAGAGTCGCCAAAAGTTGCAGAAACTGAAGTTGGGGTACAGTGTCCGCTTTGCCTCGAGAACCATTTCCGGGAAAAACAGTACTTGGAGGACCATTTaacaagcgttcatagcgttACAAGAGATGGCCTCTCCCGGCTCTTACTTCTGGTGGATCAGAAAGCTTTGAAAAAAGAGAGCACAGATATAGCATGCCCTACAGACAAAGCTCCATACGCAAATACGAATGCGCCCGAGAGAGCACCATCCCCTATTGAAAACACCTGCAACGTTAGCCTTATCAAATCAACCTCAGCTAACCCAAGCCAGTCAGTGAGCTTGCAAGGACTATCTTGCCAGCAATGTGAGGCAAGCTTCAAGCACGAGGAACAGCTACTTAAGCATGCCCAACAGAATCAGCACTTTCCTTTGCAAAACGGGGAGTATTTGTGTCTTGCAGCCAGCCACGTTAGCCGTCCTTGCTTCATGAGTTTCAGAACCATTCCAGCTATGATCAGCCACTTTCAAGACATGCACATCAGCCTGATTATCTCGGAGCGCCATGTCTACAAGTATCGTTGCAAACAGTGCTCCTTAGCATTTAAAACACAGGAAAAACTTACCACGCATATGCTCTACCATTCGATGCGGGATGCTACAAAGTGCTCCTTTTGCCAACGTAACTTTCGCAGTACACAGGCGCTTCAGAAACACATGGAGCAAGCACACGCTGAGGATGGAACCCCATCAACAAGGACAAACAGTCCGCAGACGCCGATGTTAAGTACTGAGGAGACTAACAAGCATCTTTTAGCGGAGTCCCATGCAGGAGAAAGAGGTAAAACGaattcatttcaattcaaAAAATAAGAATTCCGATAGAAAAAAACTGGATTTGTTTCAGAAGTTTCAGGGAGTGATGTCTCGCCAATTGAACTGGAGGCGCACCTAAACAAAGAAACTAGACATTTGTCACCTACTCCAATGTCTCTCGATTCCCAATCACATCAACAATACCTCGCGACTTTCGCTGCTTTGCTCAAACAACAGCAGTGTAACTCAGATGCTGGAGGCCTTCATCCCGAAACGCTGTCTATGTCCACTGGAGAGATGCCCCCTCAATTGCAGGTAGATCTTTTTTGAATTCGTAAAGGTCACACAgctaataaaataattgtttaAGGGTCTACAAAATCTTCAGCATATACAACAGCATTTCGGAGCAGTTGCTGCCGCATCGGGTCTTCCAATTAACCCGGTCGATATGCTTAATATAATGCAATTTCACCACTTGATGTCCCTCAACTTCATGAACTTAGCACCGCCCCTAGTATTCGGCGCCAATGCTGCAGGCAATGCAGTATCTGGGTCATCAGCGCAAAATAACAGCATTACAACCGCCACCGCAACATCTGCTTCACTGGGTGATACACATCTTACCACTGGTGTCAGCTCTTTACCGGTAGATTCGGGGAAAGCTACCGCAGTTCCACCTCAAACTCAGCTCAATGCGAACGCAAACTCTCAGGTACTGTATTAAGACTATGATTGTTAAATCATAAATTGTAAGGAATTATATATTAACGATTTTGGGTAACATATTTAACCGTAAATGGTTTTAATCTCAGCATAAgaaaattaattcaattaacataattaattaaattaatttgaaaagaaattgtTTCTTTGTTATCAATCATTAATTGATCTTATTCTTtttaatatacaaaataaactTGGTTCGGCAAGCGGCAAATTGGAATATGCATCATTCGATATAGTCGTCCGATCTTATAACTCTTCTTTTGCGAATGCTTCATGCAGATAGTTTTAAAGCATTGAGACTAGTTTTGCGTAGTTACAGACCAACTGACATGaatacatagattcggctgtTGATGTTCATaaagaatataaatattttgaaggTTCGCAAATGCATGCTTTTTTAAAGGATATTTCCAAAGCAGGATTTCGACGAACctttaaaaattaacatttttgtcGGTTTCTTTGTTAATTGGTATCTCGACGTTTACGGACGTACAGTCGGaaatggccagatcgacttgGCTGGTGATCCTGATCACAAATGTATAtagaagtttttttttatttgttaccAAGTTTTTAACACATCTCGCTTGACACACGGTTCAAATAAGCGTAAATATCTTATTTTTATCTTGACTTTTTTTAGCAGCTGGCCAGCAACCAAAAACGAGCTCGAACGCGTATTACAGATGATCAGCTTAAAATATTGCGGGCCCATTTCGATATAAATAATTCGCCAAGCGAAGAGAGCATTATGGAGATGTCTCAGAAAGCAAATCTACCAATGAAGGTAAGGCTGCTAGGGATTGATCGAAAGTGCagataaacataaatattttttgcagGTGGTTAAACATTGGTTCCGGAACACGCTATTTAAGGAAAGACAACGTAATAAGGACTCTccttataattttaataatccACCATCGACTACTCTGAATTTAGAAGAGTATGAACGTACAGGACAAGCCAAAGTTACCCCTTTAAATGATACTTGTAGCGTCGCAGTAACAGGACCAATGACTTCATCAACTATTTCATTACCACCATCTGGTAGTACCAATTTAAGCTCTAAAGAAAACGCAACTTCAAAAGTACTAGCGGCGGGAAAAGCTAACGCATCAGGGCCTGTTACATTTACTGCAACTGTTCCAGTTTCAACACCGTTATCTCGTCCAGAATCGACGAACTCAAGCGGCAATATATCCGACTATATAggcaataatatatttttcgGACAGCTCGGGAGCAAGGACCAAATCTTGCCGTACTCTTTAGACGGGCAAATAAAGTCAGAGCCGCAGGATGATGTGATTGGGGCAACTGATTTTGCATACCAAACAAAGCAGCATTCAAATTTTAGCTTTTTAAAACAGCAACAGGATCTAGTGGATCCCCCAGAACAGTGCTTGACAAATCAAAACGCGGATACGGTACAGGACCAATCCTTGCTAGCGGGTTCGGCTCTTGCATCCAATTGTCAGAGTCAacagcaaataaatatatttgaaacTAAATCAGAAAGTGGGAGTTCCGATGTACTGTCACGCCCTCCGTCTCCGAATAGTGGAGCTGCCGGAAATATGTATGGCAGCATGAATGATTTAATAAACCAGCAATTGGAGAATATGGGTAGTAACATGGGACCACCAAAAAAAATGCAGATTGTTGGAAAAACTTTTGAAAAGAACGTAGCTCCAATGGTGACCTCAGGCAGTGTTAGTACTCAGTTCGAAAGCAACTCTTCAAACTCTTCGAGCTCCTCATCGTCTACATCAGGTGGCAAGCGAGCTAATCGGACTCGTTTTACAGACTACCAAATAAAGGTTTTGCAGGAGTTCTTCGAGAACAACTCATATCCAAAGGACAGCGATCTCGAGTATTTAAGCAAGCTTTTGTTACTGTCTCCCCGGGTTATAGTAGTTTGGTTTCAAAACGCCAGACAAAAGCAACGTAAGATTTATGAAAACCAGCCGAACAATACCCTGTTTGAAAATGAGGAGACGAAAAAGCAAAACATTAACTATGCGTGCAAAAAGTGTAACTTGGTATTTCAAAGGTACTACGAGCTAATACGGCATCAGAAAAATCACTGCTTCAAAGAGGAGAATAATAAAAAGTCTGCCAAGGCACAAATCGCTGCAGCTCAAATCGCGCAGAATTTGAGCTCGGAGGATTCTAATTCTTCCATGGATATACACCATGTCGGAATTTGTCCACCAGGCTCAGCAGTTGTTTCGCAAACCCTGTCAACGCCGGGCTCGGCAGCTCCCCTTTCGGGACAGTACACCCAGCATTCATTTGGCGCACTGCCCTCGCCACAGCATTTGTTTGCAAAGTCTTCTTCGCTTACTGACTTCAGTCCATCCACGACCCCCACGCCGCCGCAACGAGAACGCAGCAACAGTTTAGATCACCCTCAACGACCTCCCAAGTTTGATTGCGACAAATGCGAGCTGAAATTTAACCAATCGGAAAAATTGCGAGAGCATCAACTATTACACCTGATGAATCCAGGAAACATTTTTTCAGACGCAAGTCAGAACTCTAACCCTGAAGCCAATTTCGGTCCCTTTGGCAGCATTTTGCAAAGTCTACAACAAGCGGCGgctcaacagcagcagctacaGCATCAACCGCCGCCAACAAAAAAACGGAAATACTCGGACTGCTCTTCCAATGCAGATGAAATGCAGTCCCTGTCGGAGCTTGAGGCTTCACAAAAAAAGCACGAGTTCCTGTACAAGTATTTTATGCAGAATGAAACGAGCCAAGAGGTAAAACAGCAGTTCCtcatgcaacaacaacaaaagaaattAGAACAAGGAAACGACTGCGATTTTGAACTTGATTTCCTAACTAACTTCTATCAGCAGAGCGAATTAAAAAAAGTCAGTAACTATGACTTTTTACTACAGTACTATCGCACACATGAAGAGGCAAAATCCAGCCAACAGCATCTATTTAGCTCCAGTAAAAAGCCTACCATCGAGTTTCTACTTCAGTACTACCAACTTAATGAGTCGAAAAAGTTTTTTCAGTTAGTTGCCTCGCCCCAAATAATTCCTGATGTCCCAGGCTACAAGCCATCCTCGCGAATGCCAAAATCCACTTCGGATGAAGCCCCTTATATTGGAGAAACATCATTGGAGCAGGCAACAGAACTACAAAGAGAGAAACAAGATGAACAACTACGCATAGACAGGCCAAGCGAAGAAAACGAGTTATCTatgaacaaaaacaaagtggaaaatattaataacaaCAATATTGGCATTCATGTGGGCCAAAGCAATTTAACCGCGACGAACGGCATCCCTTCAGTTGAAACAAAAGACGAGTGTACGCAGGAATCGTCATTAATTGCGATGGATGATGAAAACAAGTATCTATGCGCGAGATCCAAACAAAAAGATGACAAGGAAAAGTCGCACTACTTACATAATCTTGAGGACTTCCTGGATGCCACAATGATAGAGAACAACTCCCAGACTTTAACATTTAATGATGACGAGAAAGCATGCCAAAAAGATGAACTTACTCAAAATTCCAATGCAATTGAGAAGCGGTCCTCTGTGTCTCCGGTTAACGTTTCATCCAAGCAAAATAAGCGCTTACGAACAACCATCCTTCCGGAGCAATTGAACTTTTTGTATGAATGTTATCAATCCGAATCAAATCCAAGCAGAAAAATGCTTGAAGAGATATCTAAGAAAGTTAACTTAAAGAAACGCGTAGTTCAAGTAAGTACCAAACGACATGAAAATTATATAGAAAACTTAAATTTGGTTTATGTAAGTTTGGTTTTATACTTAAA is from Drosophila mauritiana strain mau12 chromosome 4, ASM438214v1, whole genome shotgun sequence and encodes:
- the LOC117146341 gene encoding zinc finger protein 2 isoform X2; the encoded protein is MSSSDVETFNGKIVYNLDGSAHIIATDNTNGGGSGSGQNCYGSASNSLKNLSKAKDRRQEEIDIEHPSQYHLEQSENKRQEEAVDTRPGFESLGGACHKSSPKIHSFRVVSAQDANSTCQDQIRAFKIQKPILMCFICKLSFGNVKSFSLHANTEHRLNLEELDQQLLNREYSSAIIQRNMDEKPQISFLQPLGNNDASADSNDTEKLQTATEGSDATLPSSPHPVIRNDSELEPENKQETEQNRLLNQDREQESESDQHTSSSKMAAPSAYIPLSSPKVAGKLTVKFGSLNSATAKTNNLSKVSSTSSPPSTYASGEVLSPSTDNISNHKSTHCNQETEPPSSSSSEVEMKIGSMSTSPQTNDSDVPCSGFLQMQHMTTGGAYTPQVSSFHASLAALAANESNDNRVKLITEFLQQQLQQHQSSLFPSPCPDHPDLNGVDCKTCELLDIQQRSKSPSSSHHQFSQSLPQLQIQSQPQQTPHRSPCSNSVTLAVSPSASSVASAGNASTATSSFTIGACSEHINGRPQGVDCARCEMLLNSARLNSGVQMSTRNSCKTLKCPQCNWHYKYQETLEIHMREKHPDGESACGYCLAGQQHPRLARGESYSCGYKPYRCEICNYSTTTKGNLSIHMQSDKHLNNMQELNSSQNMVAAAAAAAVTGKLLLSSSSPQVTAAGSSNSGSGAGSGSSNIVGGTTSLSGSATPSATGANSSNANAGSNTNNAGTKPKPSFRCDICSYDTSVARNLRIHMTSEKHTHNMAVLQNNIKHIQAFNFLQQQQQSGTGNIAGHSSGTFMPEVALADLAYNQALMIQLLHQQQQHQQSANTKLSPSSSPVSTPDQFSFSPKPIKLNHGTGAAMGIGMAMGMGMSHSNEVSGELSGDPHPLTKTDKWPTAFYSCLICDCFSTNNLDDLNQHLLLDRSRQSSSASSEIMVIHNNNYICRLCNYKTNLKANFQLHSKTDKHLQKLNFINHIREGGPRNEYKMQYQQQLAANVVQLKCNCCDFHTNSIQKLGLHTQQMRHDTMRMIFQHLLYIVQQSEMHNKSSGSAEEDPQCACPDEDQQVQLQSSKKLLLCQLCNFTAQNIHEMVQHVKGIRHLQVEQFICLQRRSENKEIPALNEVFKVTEWVMENEDVSFASGLNLARTASNDATDASYAAASSAAAPAIPDVSMFSPTSPSSCATSCDKNLSQIVSPNVNKLGSGVPTTVFKCNLCEYFVQSKSEIASHIETEHSCAESDEFITIPTNTAALQAFQTAVAAAALAAVHQRCAVINPPIQETVDEDKDLDTNVSDAPLGIKQERVEQEVDRTTSMEDIKDLASQATESGAPESPKVAETEVGVQCPLCLENHFREKQYLEDHLTSVHSVTRDGLSRLLLLVDQKALKKESTDIACPTDKAPYANTNAPERAPSPIENTCNVSLIKSTSANPSQSVSLQGLSCQQCEASFKHEEQLLKHAQQNQHFPLQNGEYLCLAASHVSRPCFMSFRTIPAMISHFQDMHISLIISERHVYKYRCKQCSLAFKTQEKLTTHMLYHSMRDATKCSFCQRNFRSTQALQKHMEQAHAEDGTPSTRTNSPQTPMLSTEETNKHLLAESHAGEREVSGSDVSPIELEAHLNKETRHLSPTPMSLDSQSHQQYLATFAALLKQQQCNSDAGGLHPETLSMSTGEMPPQLQGLQNLQHIQQHFGAVAAASGLPINPVDMLNIMQFHHLMSLNFMNLAPPLVFGANAAGNAVSGSSAQNNSITTATATSASLGDTHLTTGVSSLPVDSGKATAVPPQTQLNANANSQLASNQKRARTRITDDQLKILRAHFDINNSPSEESIMEMSQKANLPMKVVKHWFRNTLFKERQRNKDSPYNFNNPPSTTLNLEEYERTGQAKVTPLNDTCSVAVTGPMTSSTISLPPSGSTNLSSKENATSKVLAAGKANASGPVTFTATVPVSTPLSRPESTNSSGNISDYIGNNIFFGQLGSKDQILPYSLDGQIKSEPQDDVIGATDFAYQTKQHSNFSFLKQQQDLVDPPEQCLTNQNADTVQDQSLLAGSALASNCQSQQQINIFETKSESGSSDVLSRPPSPNSGAAGNMYGSMNDLINQQLENMGSNMGPPKKMQIVGKTFEKNVAPMVTSGSVSTQFESNSSNSSSSSSSTSGGKRANRTRFTDYQIKVLQEFFENNSYPKDSDLEYLSKLLLLSPRVIVVWFQNARQKQRKIYENQPNNTLFENEETKKQNINYACKKCNLVFQRYYELIRHQKNHCFKEENNKKSAKAQIAAAQIAQNLSSEDSNSSMDIHHVGICPPGSAVVSQTLSTPGSAAPLSGQYTQHSFGALPSPQHLFAKSSSLTDFSPSTTPTPPQRERSNSLDHPQRPPKFDCDKCELKFNQSEKLREHQLLHLMNPGNIFSDASQNSNPEANFGPFGSILQSLQQAAAQQQQLQHQPPPTKKRKYSDCSSNADEMQSLSELEASQKKHEFLYKYFMQNETSQEVKQQFLMQQQQKKLEQGNDCDFELDFLTNFYQQSELKKVSNYDFLLQYYRTHEEAKSSQQHLFSSSKKPTIEFLLQYYQLNESKKFFQLVASPQIIPDVPGYKPSSRMPKSTSDEAPYIGETSLEQATELQREKQDEQLRIDRPSEENELSMNKNKVENINNNNIGIHVGQSNLTATNGIPSVETKDECTQESSLIAMDDENKYLCARSKQKDDKEKSHYLHNLEDFLDATMIENNSQTLTFNDDEKACQKDELTQNSNAIEKRSSVSPVNVSSKQNKRLRTTILPEQLNFLYECYQSESNPSRKMLEEISKKVNLKKRVVQVWFQNSRAKDKKSRNQRHYAHISDDNSYDGSSGKEAYSDLRSNGITVDTDLETNLQDCQLCQVTQVNIRKHAFSVEHISKMKKLLEQTTELYAQSNGSGSEDNDSDREKRFYNLSKAFLFQHVVTNATSHSIHTARQDSDAIAEGNCMLNYDTNGGDSKSHVQHNLPNEVVSEDTRKIAGNQELMQQLFNRNHITGKSFGKIQKSSI